The following nucleotide sequence is from Microbulbifer sp. A4B17.
TCGGTGTCTGATACCCCTGACTTTGTTCCCGTGGATATCAAGCCTTCTACAGCCACTACGGGAAACCTGGGTATATTGGGGTTCCCCAATGGCATAAAGCTGGTGATCAATAGCCCGGTGTTGTTGGTGCAAATTCCTGGCCTTATGGACCCGTAAATACGATGTGGCTACCGTTTAACAGCAAAGCCTGGTTTTACCGTCAGCCCATCGATTTCAGGAAACAGATTGATGGTATCGTGCTGTTGGTGGCTGATACGTTACACAAAGATCCGACATCCGGTCAGCTCTTTGTCTTTCGTAATAAAAAGGCCGATAAAATTCGTATGCTCTACTGGGAAGATCATGGATTTTGGCTCCTGTATAAGCGAAATGAACAGTCGAGTTTTATCTTTCCTGGCATTTCAAATGACGCAATAGAGTTATCGATTTCACAGCTACAGTGGTTGCTTTCCGGGTTGGACTTTACTCAGCAGGAAGAACCAGAAAAACTCTATTTTTCCAGCTTCTATTGATACGTATAGAGCCATGGAAATAGTTTCCCATGGTATAATCAACGCATAAATTAACATCGGAAAATCCAATGGCTACCGATGATACGCTACAGTGCCAGGTTGAACAGCTTACATGTGAACTCAAACTTTCACTCCAACGGTGCGAGCAGTTTGAAAAGGCTTACGATCAGCTATTGTTTCAATTCAAACAACTGCAGCGCTCTCTCTTTGGTCGACGCTCTGAGCGATATGAAGACCCTGATGGTCCCCAGGGGTTGCTATTCGAAAGTACAGAAGTTCGAGATGAAAGCTCCTTAGAGGGAAATGATGCTGATAGCGACAAAGATCAGGATGATGTGGTTAGTATTGCGGCACGCAAACGTCATAAGAAAACAAAGAAGCCCTTTGCCGAGCACCTGCCAAGAAAAGAGGTGGTAATCCCTGTCTCAGAATCGGATAAAACCTGTGCATGTGGCTGCCAAAAGAAACTCGTTGATTACGAACGCCATGAGCGCTTGAACTACACCCCTCCGGTATATGAGGTGATTCTCGAGTTGCGGGAGAAGGTTGCCTGTCCCAAAGGCTGTGCAGGCCAAATTCTTATTGCTCCCAAGCCAAAGCATATCCTACCCAAGGTAAGTTTACCGAATCCGTTCTAGCCCACCTCATAGTCAGCAAGCTTGATGATCGACAACCCTTTTATCACCTGGAAAATCAGTTTGAGACCCGTGCCGGCTTTAGCTTTCCCCGTCAAACCATGGCTCGTACTGTTATCGATTGCGCCACTCCCCTACAACCACTGATCAATTTGCTAAAAGATGACGTCATTGGTTACGATATTGGGGCTTTGGATGCCACATCACTCCAAGTTCTTAATGAACCTGGCCGGCCACCAACCCGAAAATCTTATGCCTACTGTTTCCGAGGTGGTCCTCCAGGAAAGGAAGCGATCTTCTATGAATATAATGCCGTTGATCACAAAGATTTTGTGAATGACTGGTTTGCCGGTTTTACAGGCACACTACATTGCGATGCTGATCCATTTTTTGAGTTGTTATTTGAACAGACAGCTGTAAACCCAAATCACTGCAATGCACATGCCCGGAGAAAATTTGAACCCATAGCGAGGGCGGCGCAAGGGGATGGGCTGGCAAAACAGGCAATGCAGTTTTATAAGAAGCTCTACCGGGTTGAGAGGAAAGCCAAAGAGAATCAGCTGACCACAAAGCAGCGACACGATTTGCGATAAGAGGAGTCCAGGCCGATTATGACTGCCTTTCAGTGTTGGCTGGATGGGTACCACCCGCAAGTGCTACCCAAATCCCCGCTGGGCAAAGCAATGAATTACAGCCTGAAGTATTGGAATGGGCTATGTGCATTTCTCAACGATGGCCGCTTAGAAATCGACAACAATTTGACTGAACAGGAAATCAAACCCTTTGTCATGGCTAGAAAGAACTTCCTGTTTGCATCTTCAGTCAATGGCGCTAGAGCACTGTGCCTACACTTCAGTTTGATCCGCACGGCTAAACATCACGGCCTTGATCCCTACAGGTATTATGTGGATGTGCTTAAGCAGATTCCTCACTGCCAGTCCGTTGAGGATTATGAGGCACTGCTACCCTGGAATATCCAGCTTGAGAGAGTTGGGATGGCCGCAGCCGCATAATATAGTGGTGCTGCTGGCAAGAAGGCGGACGTCTGTTGATTTGTCTGTTGATGACATAAGCCTTTAAGCCTTCCATGACTTGGCATTCAGCGGTGCTATCCCGGCACTTTAAATACAGCCCTCACCTACGATCTGGTAAGATCGCTTACGAGAGATCGCAATGCTTGTCATGTCCGCAGTGAGGAAAAGAAAAGCCGTTTGGCCACCGCTACTGGCAGAGAGCCTCGAAACACTGCTCTTCGGTACCATATTCTTTGAGGAAATGGGTCAAACTAATACCTTTCTGGAGCTGTACCTTATTAAGAGTCATGATCTATTCAATTGTGAATCAACAATTTGACTGTGTTTTATATGCTCAAATGTGACTTATTAACCTGACGTCCCTATAGTTCTGTATAATGCCCAAATGGATATTATTGACGAAAGAAAATTGCCCGCTTCCGCACAGGAAGAGAAACGCCGAACTGCCGTAAAGTTTTGGAAGAAATCAGAGTTTATAGCAGAAATTTCACGGACACAGGATGTTTCCAGTCGAGCAGTACAAAATTGGATCAAATCTTATAAAACGGGGGCTTTAAAGCATTGGCCGATAAAAAGCGCGGCTATCCTGAAGGTATGAACGGTAGGCTAACTGTAGAGTAAGAAAGAAAGCTTCAAAAACAAATTGCAGATAAACAGCCAGATCAGCTCAAGCTTTGTTATGTTCTGTGGATACGTAAGGCTGTCATGGAGCTAATCGAACATAATGTGGCATAAAAATGCCAATTCACACTGTCGGTGATTATCTGAAGCGCTGGGGTTTACGCCTCAGAAACCCGCCAGGTGGAACTATGAGCAAAACCCAAAAGCGGCTAAAAAATGCATGGAAGAGGATTACCCGAGCATTAAACAACGAGCGAAACAGGAAGGCGCAGAGATTTACTGGGGTGATGAAACAGGCATTGGCAGCGATTGCCAGCATGAGCGTGGCTATGCGCCAAAAGGAAAAACGCCCATTGTGAAGCTGAATGCAAAGCGTACTTCACTCAATATGATATCCGTGATTACAAGTCAAGGAACAGTGCGCTTTCAAACTTACGAAGGTGCCGATAGGCAGGTTGACTTTCACAAGCGATTGATCAAAGCAGCAGGGTGTAAAGTTTATCTTATCCTGAACAATCTTAGGGTACATCATACACGAGTCGTTAAAGCTTGGCTGGCAAAGCACGAGGATGAGATAGAAATCTATTATTTACCATCATATTCACCTGAACTGAATCCAGATGAGTATTTGAATTGCAACCTTAAAGGGCGCGCTCACAGTGGTATGCCAGCTCGATCCAAGAAGAAGCTTAAAAGCAAAGTGCTTTCTCGCATGAAAATGTTACAAAAGAAGCCCGCGCGGGTTCCAGTCTACTTCCGACATGAAGCAATTAAATATGCAGCATAGCCGAACTATTTTTCCGCCGGGTTAATAGCTAGGGTGGCAATTAGGTAAGTTAATAAGTTAGCAGCAAAGTACCAGGAAGATCAATTGTTACAATACCTCACAGTGCCAAATACTATTATGGAAAAGGTATAAGACGATTTTAGAGTTCCTTCTCAATAGGGTCTAATTACAACTAAGGAAGTACTTCCAATTGATAATGGGAGAGATTGCTAGACCTCATACACTAAAATTAGTGATTTCAACCCATTAAGTTTAGAGAAGGAAATACAAATGAAACTCCAAGATTCTACTGGTTTATCTAATCTTTTAAAAGTAACGAACCAATCGGGTCATGATATAGTCGTAATAACCCCAGTCACCTCAGACCCAACCT
It contains:
- the tnpB gene encoding IS66 family insertion sequence element accessory protein TnpB (TnpB, as the term is used for proteins encoded by IS66 family insertion elements, is considered an accessory protein, since TnpC, encoded by a neighboring gene, is a DDE family transposase.); this translates as MWLPFNSKAWFYRQPIDFRKQIDGIVLLVADTLHKDPTSGQLFVFRNKKADKIRMLYWEDHGFWLLYKRNEQSSFIFPGISNDAIELSISQLQWLLSGLDFTQQEEPEKLYFSSFY
- a CDS encoding transposase domain-containing protein, with translation MARKNFLFASSVNGARALCLHFSLIRTAKHHGLDPYRYYVDVLKQIPHCQSVEDYEALLPWNIQLERVGMAAAA
- a CDS encoding IS630 family transposase produces the protein MGFTPQKPARWNYEQNPKAAKKCMEEDYPSIKQRAKQEGAEIYWGDETGIGSDCQHERGYAPKGKTPIVKLNAKRTSLNMISVITSQGTVRFQTYEGADRQVDFHKRLIKAAGCKVYLILNNLRVHHTRVVKAWLAKHEDEIEIYYLPSYSPELNPDEYLNCNLKGRAHSGMPARSKKKLKSKVLSRMKMLQKKPARVPVYFRHEAIKYAA